The DNA sequence GAAACCCATGGAGGATGCGCTGTTTTGATCCCTTTCGCTAACCGGGTAAGAAATGGTACATACGTGTGGCAAGACAGGACTTACTCTCTCCCAAAAAACGATGGGCTGAACAGTATCCACGGGTTGGTGCGGCATGAGAAATGGGAGTACGCCCGGGAAGACGCGACTGATGATAATGAAACAGCCTTGAAATTCCGGCTTGCAAGTGCCGGATATCCTTCAGTGATAGAGGTCATGAATACTTATGAAATTGGGGAGGAATTCTTTAATGTAACCACCTCAATAAAGAACGCTGGAGACAATTCATCACCCCTCGTGGTGGGTTTCCATCCATATTTCCTTTTTAACGGGAACTGGGGGCTCAGGCACAGCGAGGAATTATCCATGCTTCACTACAGAGACAGATATTTTCCGGATGGGATAATGGAGAAGGTAGATTTCAACGATGATAAAGGAATTCAGCAGAGGACCCTGGATAGCTGTTTTCTTGGCGGTGGAGATTTGACATTTTCTGCAGGGAATTATAGCCTGAAGATTATCAGGAGGAATATGGACTACTTCGTGATTTACAACGGTCAGTTTTCCTACGGGCGATCGGTAGCAATAGAGCCCATGACTGGAGCTCCAGATGCATTCAACAACCATATCGGAGTTAAGGATCTTGCACCAGGTGATACTTTTGAATGCGGATTCAGGATAGAACTGGTTGAAGAATAGATCATTTATAGTCGGTATTGCGTCTTATTTCCTGAACACCCGGATCGTTGAAGCCCCGTCAAAGATATAGTATGGAAATGGTTCGCTCACAGCAACATCCACTCCAAATTCCCGATAATAAGATGCAAGATTATATCCCGTTTCTGCAAATACAAGGACGGAAGTGTTGTTTTCCCTGGCCGTCTCAATTATATCCGACAGAGTGCGTGTCGCAATGACCATTCCGGTCACTATTGCCACATCCGCTTTCTTCAGGAACTCCCTGTTGTACTTGTTCCCATCAAAAACATCAACCTGGCCCTTGGTGCTTAGCAGTTCATCCTCAAGATCCGTTACGAGATATTCTGGATTGAATGACTTAGTAAGTATGGTATAGAAGGTTCCCACGTAGCCAATGTTAAGAACAACCGGAACCTTCGACTTGAGTTCAGACCTTGCCTGTTTGGCGTTAATTATCCTTGAAACTTCCCCTGCAATTATCTCTGCTCTGTATCTAGATTTTGAAGTGGAATCCCCGCTGATCTCAACCTCCAGGTCAGGCCTTATAGTTGGTGTACCATATATGGAGTCCAGGATCGCCACTTTCAATGGAAATGAAGTTCCACTATCCATGTCGACTTCGTCAATGCTCTTCCCGATTATTGATCGGTCTATCCCAAGAGGCTCATTGGGGGCAGCGTAACACGAACCCTGGCCGTATGTTGTCTGAACAACTATGACCTTGTAGGTAAACAATCGCTCATTCTTTGAGGGCTTGAAATTCAGATTGATTTCCCATATGCCCTTTATTGAATTATCCTTTAGCTTTCCCTCTTTCCTTGCTCTTTCAAGAAGAGCATCGTATATTCCTTCCCTATCCGCCATAAAAGCACCATAATTTAAACAGGCAGCTCTGGTACGCTGCTCTGCACTTAAACAAATAGCATTCCTGCATTTAATCTTTATCCGTAAATCATACATATATGCCGCTATTTTTGACTTTCACAGCAAGGTTTTAGTCAAGAAGAAAATTGTGTGCACATGGATACATCTTCAGTGGCAGATCAAATCCTATTCGCAGAAGGCTTTAGTGGAAACGGGCAGCGCTACTCTTATGGTAAAACTGATCTGTGGGATGTCATAAATGAGATAGAGACCCCTTCCTATATTTATTTCATTGATATACTGAGGAATAAGGTTGAAACATTAAAAAAATTCTCAAAGTCTGTGAACTCGGCCGCAACTGAACTTTTCTATTCCGTTAAGGCTAACCCCGGGGTTCACATACTTCAAGCAGTATTGGAAAGTGGCTTGAATGTGGAGGTTTCATCTATTGGAGAACTGAAGCATGTTCTGAACATTGGTTTCACCCCCGAAAGGATCATTCTTCTCGGGCCTGCCAAGGATGAGGCACTTATAAGGAAAGCTTCAGAAATTCACATAAAAGGGGTAATTGCCGAATCCTTCAGGGAACTCGACCTTATTGAGAAACACTATGATGGGCAGATGATCGTGATGGTAAGGCTGAACATGGAGGATGAAACCACTCAGGCATTGGAGAGCATGTCCGGGTCTGAGAGCAAATTTGGCATTGACATAAATAACATGAAGGAGATAATCCAGCGGTCTGGATTTGTACCGGACGGCAAGTTCGGCTTTCAGTACTACCTGGGTAGCCAGGTTCTGGACTTCCGGGAGTCCCTGAGGCTACATGAAAAAATGCTTGGTTACATGAAAAGCTTCCGGGAGCGAATATCATATATAGATCTCGGGGGAGGCTTCGGAGTTCCGATGAATTCCCAGGATCTGCCCTTTGATTTTCAGTCTTTTTCAGTAGGATTGAACACCCTGCTCTCTAAGTACGGGTTGGCGGAAAAAACAATCTGGTTTGAGTCGGGGCGGTTCATAGTAGCGGATAGTGGAGTCTTTGTTACCAGAATCATTGACATTAAAACTGCAGGCAATGGAAGTACCATAGTCACTACGGATGGGGGAATGAATGATTTTTTAAGGATTGCATTTCTTGGGGCAGAACACCCAATACGGCTCATCAGCCGGGAGAATTGCAGTAAGCGTAAACTAGTCACTGTATGTGGACCACTTTGCACTCCAATAGACTGTTTCGGTAGGAATATTCCCTCTCCTGAGTGCATCAAGGAAGGTGACGTTGTCATGGTGTTCAAGACCGGTGCGTACGGGCTAAGCATGAGCCCGATTCTCTTTTTGCTTCAAAAGACACCGGGAGAATACGCATTCAGTGAAGGAAAACTGCAGGGCAGATCTTACGCTCCACTAAGTGCTGACACCATTATGAATTTCATATACCGGCAAGGAGTGCGAAATTGAATTGATCATATACAATAGATTTTTATTCGATTCTTGCTCTAACTATCAATTTGATAACCTTAACTGACATCGCTCTGGTAGTTTTATCTCTTATAGCTGTTGGCGTTTCCCTTGCATACGACCCAAAACTGTTTATGAGAAAGTATGCTTTTTCCGTACCGGTACTTGCAGTAATTTTTATCGTGTACCATTCCTTCATAATTTTTCCAGTATTTGTACTATCCATCATATCAGTGTCAATGCTGTATTCTCTTCAGTTCTACCTTCCATTTGCCCTTGATTTTGCGGTAGTTCTCTATGTTCTTTTTTCGCAGGGGAAGACATACAGTGCTTCCCCTATAGACATCTCAATCTCCCTGGCAACAATTCTCGTTATGCTGGAAGACAAGCGAATAAAGGATTTCTCTCACAACAACGATCGATCGAGAGGTATTTCCAAGGAACGCGAAATCAACCGTGATTATGTGCAAATCGGGATTGGGATAATTGTTCTTGTTTTAGTCCTGTCGCTGGGTGTTCACGATTCTTCATGGCTCCTGACTATTGCCGTCCTTTCTCTGTACCTCTTAGGAAACTATTTTTCCAACAATGGAACAACATATCTTGGAAGTTTCCTGAACTCTCTGGAGAGGGAAAGCACGCCTCTGGGTATAGGAGCAATATGGCTTGCTGCAGGGTTGCTGCTGGCAGTGGGCATTGTAAAAAATCTGGATATACTATCAATTATCATATTCATCCTGATGGTGGGGGACTCCCTTGCCACAATAATAGGGTCGTCAGTGGCTTCACCGAAGCTTCCATACAATCGGCGAAAATCAGTTGCCGGATTGCTTGCTGATTTTATTCCTGCCGCAATTTTTGCATTCGTAATATTCGGATACGCTGGAATTGCTTTTGCTGCTGCGGGTTCCGTGGTTGAGAGCGCTGCCAGATACCCGTTGGATGATAATTATATGATACCTCTTGTGCTAGTAGCGATGTCTTTTTTTGTTTAGCTCGGGGGAAGGTAGAAAAAAATCTCCTCTGGCTGGTTCAATTCGCTAAATCCCACCGCCTTGTAAAGGCGCTTTGCATCATTGGTGTCAGAAACCCAAAGGATTGCACCAAGGTACCCAATCCTCTGCATCTCAAATAGGGATCTGGTCAGCAACGTTTTTCCTATCCCTTTTCCCCTGAGGTCTTCCGCCAGCGATATGTCAGCAAGAAGTGGGATACCGCCGCTGGATTTCGGTCCATCGCCTGAAGTGAATACAATGCAACCGGAAAGCTTTTCTCCGGAGAATAGAGAGAATGAAGCCTCAGGTATTATTTTTCCGTAATCTCCATTGAAAAGTGAGCGTGCCATTTTAAGGCTCTGGTCACGTGTATAGCTGTAAAGGATTGCGTCCTCCGTGCCAAGGTACGAACGGTAATTGAATTCAGCATACATTTCAGGGGATATTTTTGAAAATGGATATGCCAGTACAGGCTCGGGGAACGATGCAGCCTGGAATTCTCTGTTATGGAGTTCGATCTGCATACGTACCCTCCTTACCTTTTTAAAACCCGCATCGTCCAGTACCTGTTCCCATTCTCCGGTTGCGTTGAATATCTCATTAAGCATGGGAATTTTTCTCTCCCTCGCTGCATCGGATTTTATCCATTCTGTGAGATTTTTTAACCTCTCGGCGCTGTAGTATTTTTCATCAAGGAAACCAACTGAGGCATAGAGTTGATCCTCCATATCACCTGATTCCATGAGGTATGCATATGCTGCCACTTCCCTACCCGCGATGACGACCCTTGATCGCAAAAGATTGTTGGAGAGTTTCTCGATTATGGGTTCAAATGACTTTCTTACAGGATAACCTGGATATTTTGCTTCCAGATATCCGATATACTTCTTGAGGATAAGGTTCCAGTCAAGCTTGACGTTCTTGATCTCCATGTTCAGTAATGTAGAAGTATAATAAATGGGTGACCTCAACTATTAGCGCAGATGTATATAACATTACCAGTAATATAGGGGTGGTTAGAATGAACGATGAGGAAAGGACCCGGATGTTCGACGAATCAGCAATTCGTTTGTCCGGGCTGTATAAAGGCAAAATCAATACCGTACCCAAGGTTCCTGTTAGAGACCTGAAGGACTTCTCTATCTGGTACACTCCAGGAGTTGCCGCGGTATCACTCAAGATTGCAGCTAACCCGGAACAGTCATTTGACCTGACCGGAAGGTGGAACAGCGTTGCAATACTCACGGATGGAACAAGGGTACTCGGACTGGGGAATGTTGGACCAGAAGCGGCAATGCCGGTAATGGAGGGAAAAGCGCTCATATTCAACTATCTCGGCGGGGTCAATGCAATACCTATACCGATGAGGGTGAAGACACAGGATGAATTCATAGCTGTCGCCAAGGCACTTGAGCCTTCATTCGGGGGGTACAACATGGAGGACATCGAGTCTCCGAAATGCTTCTTCATACTCGAAAAACTGCAGAAACTGCTCAACATACCGGTATGGCACGATGACCAGCTTGGCACAGCTTCAATTATTCTGGCTGGACTGATAAATTCACTCAGATTAACTGGCAGGAAGGTAACGGATACCAGGGTACTTCTCATGGGCTCCGGTGCTGCAAACATAGCAACTGCTCATCTTCTTTTTGCTGCGGGATTTCCTCCCGGGAACATAATAATGGCTGATTCGAAGGGGATACTCGAGCCGGAAAGGGCCGACATTGATTCTCTTATGATCAATAACCCGTGGAAGTACCAGCTAGCTATAAACACGAACTCAGAACGCCTGAAGGGCGGCATAGAGAACGCATTCAAGGGTGCAGATGTCGTTATATCGGCTTCTAAACCCGGCCCGGATACCATCAAGAAAGAGTGGATCTCTTCAATGAACACTGACTCC is a window from the Thermoplasmatales archaeon genome containing:
- a CDS encoding putative aldose-1-epimerase → MVTLRNGGSIARIDRIGAYIDSLQLNGKQILMNSPDGRETHGGCAVLIPFANRVRNGTYVWQDRTYSLPKNDGLNSIHGLVRHEKWEYAREDATDDNETALKFRLASAGYPSVIEVMNTYEIGEEFFNVTTSIKNAGDNSSPLVVGFHPYFLFNGNWGLRHSEELSMLHYRDRYFPDGIMEKVDFNDDKGIQQRTLDSCFLGGGDLTFSAGNYSLKIIRRNMDYFVIYNGQFSYGRSVAIEPMTGAPDAFNNHIGVKDLAPGDTFECGFRIELVEE
- the lysA gene encoding Diaminopimelate decarboxylase: MDTSSVADQILFAEGFSGNGQRYSYGKTDLWDVINEIETPSYIYFIDILRNKVETLKKFSKSVNSAATELFYSVKANPGVHILQAVLESGLNVEVSSIGELKHVLNIGFTPERIILLGPAKDEALIRKASEIHIKGVIAESFRELDLIEKHYDGQMIVMVRLNMEDETTQALESMSGSESKFGIDINNMKEIIQRSGFVPDGKFGFQYYLGSQVLDFRESLRLHEKMLGYMKSFRERISYIDLGGGFGVPMNSQDLPFDFQSFSVGLNTLLSKYGLAEKTIWFESGRFIVADSGVFVTRIIDIKTAGNGSTIVTTDGGMNDFLRIAFLGAEHPIRLISRENCSKRKLVTVCGPLCTPIDCFGRNIPSPECIKEGDVVMVFKTGAYGLSMSPILFLLQKTPGEYAFSEGKLQGRSYAPLSADTIMNFIYRQGVRN
- a CDS encoding Acetyltransferase (GNAT) family protein; its protein translation is MEIKNVKLDWNLILKKYIGYLEAKYPGYPVRKSFEPIIEKLSNNLLRSRVVIAGREVAAYAYLMESGDMEDQLYASVGFLDEKYYSAERLKNLTEWIKSDAARERKIPMLNEIFNATGEWEQVLDDAGFKKVRRVRMQIELHNREFQAASFPEPVLAYPFSKISPEMYAEFNYRSYLGTEDAILYSYTRDQSLKMARSLFNGDYGKIIPEASFSLFSGEKLSGCIVFTSGDGPKSSGGIPLLADISLAEDLRGKGIGKTLLTRSLFEMQRIGYLGAILWVSDTNDAKRLYKAVGFSELNQPEEIFFYLPPS
- a CDS encoding bifunctional malic enzyme oxidoreductase/phosphotransacetylase — encoded protein: MNDEERTRMFDESAIRLSGLYKGKINTVPKVPVRDLKDFSIWYTPGVAAVSLKIAANPEQSFDLTGRWNSVAILTDGTRVLGLGNVGPEAAMPVMEGKALIFNYLGGVNAIPIPMRVKTQDEFIAVAKALEPSFGGYNMEDIESPKCFFILEKLQKLLNIPVWHDDQLGTASIILAGLINSLRLTGRKVTDTRVLLMGSGAANIATAHLLFAAGFPPGNIIMADSKGILEPERADIDSLMINNPWKYQLAINTNSERLKGGIENAFKGADVVISASKPGPDTIKKEWISSMNTDSIVFALANPVPEIWPHSAKEAGAKIIATGRGDFPNQINNSLIFPGVFRGVLDAGARGVNFQIMVEAANEIANFVKQPTAERIVPTMDEWELYPRVAAAVAYKTVEMNLARKIDSKNGFLKTATEIIESNRDIYTKMIANGSIKNFFGDDKNGR